In Zingiber officinale cultivar Zhangliang chromosome 6A, Zo_v1.1, whole genome shotgun sequence, a single genomic region encodes these proteins:
- the LOC121995744 gene encoding polyadenylate-binding protein-interacting protein 8-like — MAAVAEKTIGADDSFIGRQPEELAEAEYQSDVRKLVDLLSNLNPAAKEFFPSNYAAADSVGCQKPDGRLSADAPVFEASSGDGSPNSQPNYRRWNVYNQGRKKKNDRARGDEREDSIRRTVYVSDLDRHVTEEKLAEIFANYGQVVDCRICSDPHSALRFAFIEFLDQAGARAALNLDGTMLGYFPVKVLPSKTAILPVNRKFLPRSDDEKEMVVRTVYCTNIDKRSTQTDVKLLFEQLCGEVSCLRLLGDTRHTTHIAFVEFVQAESAILALNCSGIILGSLPIRVSPSKTPVRVRVPRPSSSYIKLNDNSSLQFLESHTFPN, encoded by the exons ATGGCTGCGGTGGCGGAGAAGACGATCGGGGCGGATGATTCGTTCATCGGACGCCAGCCGGAGGAGTTGGCCGAGGCGGAATACCAGAGCGATGTGCGGAAGCTGGTTGATTTGCTTTCCAATTTGAACCCGGCCGCGAAGGAGTTCTTCCCTTCCAATTACGCTGCAGCCGATTCTGTCGGCTGCCAAAAACCCGACGGGCGGCTTTCCGCCGATGCGCCCGTTTTTGAGGCATCGAGTGGAGATGGATCGCCGAATAGTCAGCCTAATTACcga AGGTGGAATGTCTATAATCAGGGACGCAAGAAGAAGAATGATAGAGCTCGAGGAGATGAAAGGGAGGATAGCATTAGGCGTACTGTTTATGTATCCGACTTAGATCGGCAT GTCACTGAAGAGAAGCTTGCTGAAATATTTGCTAACTATGGTCAG GTAGTTGATTGTCGAATTTGCAGTGATCCTCATTCAGCTCTGCGATTTGCCTTTATAGAGTTCTTAGACCAGG CTGGTGCGAGGGCAGCTTTGAACCTTGATGGGACCATGCTTGGTTACTTTCCAGTGAAAGTATTACCTTCAAAGACTGCTATTCTACCTGTGAATCGAAAGTTTCTTCCTAGG TCTGATGATGAAAAGGAAATGGTTGTCAGGACAGTTTACTGCACAAACATTGATAAAAGG TCAACTCAAACAGACGTGAAACTTTTGTTTGAGCAACTCTGTGGTGAG GTTTCTTGTCTGAGACTCCTTGGTGATACTAGACACACAACCCACATAGCATTTGTTGAATTTGTTCAG GCTGAAAGTGCAATTTTAGCCCTGAACTGTAGTGGCATCATTTTGGGATCTTTGCCAATcag GGTGAGTCCTTCAAAGACACCGGTGAGGGTACGCGTACCACGGCCGTCTTCCTCTTATATCAAGCTTAATGACAATTCGTCCCTGCAATTCCTTGAATCTCATACGTTTCCCAATTAA